A part of Prionailurus viverrinus isolate Anna chromosome E1, UM_Priviv_1.0, whole genome shotgun sequence genomic DNA contains:
- the UTP6 gene encoding U3 small nucleolar RNA-associated protein 6 homolog isoform X2: MAEIIQERIEDRLPELEQLERIGLFSHAEIKAIIKKASDLEYKIQRRALFKEDFINYVQYEINLLELIQRRRTRIGYSFKKDEIENSIVHRVQGVFRRASAKWKDDVQLWLSYIVFCKKWATKAQLSKVFSAMLAIHSNKPALWIMAAKWEMEDRLSSESARQLFLRALRFHPECPKLYQEYFRMELMHTEKLRKEKEEFEKAKMDVGNLDYPEEILKGELARIIYKNSVNIIKGAEFHVSLLTIAQLFDFAKDLQREIYDDLQALHTDDPLTWDYVARRELEIESQPGGEQPATKQARAVEVGRKEERCCAVYEEAVKTLPTEAMWKCYITFCLERFTKKTSSQFLREKRLERTMMAFRKAHELRLLPEFQYKQWIELLLHHNFLKEALEVAVAGTESFRDSVTMWQMKLQVLIDSESPDVAVLFEEAFAHLKAQICLPLWISWAEWSEGAKSQEDTEAIFKKALSAVKGADSVTLKDKYLDWAYRSGGYKKARAVFKSLQESRPFSVDFFRKIIQFEKEQESCKMVNLREYYERALREFGSVDSDLWMDYIKEELNHPLGRPENCGQIYWRAMKMLQGESAEAFVAKHAMHQAGHL; this comes from the exons ATGGCGGAGATAATTCAGGAACGCATAGAAGATCGACTCCCCGAATTGGAACAGCTGGAGCGTATTGGATTGTTCAGTCATGCGGAGATTAA GGCTATCATTAAGAAGGCTTCAGATCTGGAATACAAAATACAGCGAAGAGCTCTTTTTAAGGAAGACTTCATCAATTATGTTCAA TATGAAATTAATCTTTTGGAGTTGATTCAGAGAAGAAGAACT CGCATCGGGTATTCATTTAAGAAGGATGAGATTGAGAATTCTATTGTACACCGGGTACAAGGTGTCTTCCGGCGTGCTTCAGCAAAATGGAAA GATGATGTTCAACTATGGCTATCCTATATAGTCTTTTGTAAGAAATGG GCCACCAAAGCTCAACTTAGCAAGGTATTTTCTGCCATGTTGGCCATTCATTCAAACAAGCCAG ctTTGTGGATTATGGCAGCCAAATGGGAAATGGAAGATCGCTTATCTTCAGAAAGTGCAAGACAACTATTTCTTCGAGCTCTGCGCTTTCATCCAGAGTGCCCAAAACTTTATCAAGAA TACTTTAGGATGGAGCTGATGCATACTGAGAaactgaggaaggaaaaggaagaatttgaAAAAGCCAAAATGGATGTG GGGAATCTTGATTATCCTGAAGAAATCCTTAAGGGCGAGTTGGCACGGATTATCTACAAAAATTCTGTGAACATAATTAAAG gtgCAGAATTTCACGTGTCACTGCTTACAATTGCACAGCTATTTGACTTTGCCAAAGATCTGCAAAGAGAAATTTATGATGA CCTTCAGGCTCTACACACAGATGACCCTCTCACTTGGGATTATGTGGCACGGCGAGAATTAGAGATAGAGTCACAGCCAGGAGGAGAGCAGCCTGCGACAAAACAAGCCAGAGCAGTGGAGGTGGGCCGGAAGGAGGAGAGGTGCTGTGCTGTGTATGAAGAGGCGGTGAAGACTCTCCCTACAG AGGCCATGTGGAAGTGTTACATCACCTTCTGCTTGGAAAGATTCACCAAGAAGACAAGCAGTCAGTTCCTCAGAGAGAAG AGGCTGGAAAGAACCATGATGGCGTTCAGGAAGGCACATGAACTCAGGCTTCTACCGGAATTTCAGTATAAGCAGTGG ATTGAGTTGTTGCTGCATCACAACTTCTTGAAGGAAGCTTTGGAGGTGGCAGTAGCCGGGACTGAATCGTTCAGAGACTCTGTAACGATGTGGCAGATGAAGCTGCAGGTGCTGATTGACTCTGAGAGCCCCGATGTAGCTGTGCTTTTTGAAGAAGCTTTTGCACACCTGAAAGCCCAG ATTTGTCTACCATTGTGGATTTCTTGGGCAGAGTGGAGCGAAGGTGCCAAAAGCCAAGAAGACACTGAAGCCATTTTTAAG aaagCTCTCTCAGCTGTCAAAGGTGCCGACTCCGTCACTCTGAAGGATAAGTACCTGGACTGGGCTTACCGAAGCGGTGGCTACAAAAAGGCCAGAGCTGTGTTTAAAAG TTTGCAGGAAAGCCGTccattttcagttgattttttcaggaaaataatCCAGTTTGAAAAGGAGCAA GAATCCTGCAAGATGGTGAacttaagagaatattatgagaggGCTTTGAGAGAGTTCGGATCTGTAGATTCTG ATCTTTGGATGGATTACATCAAAGAAGAACTGAACCACCCCCTTGGTAGACCTGAGAACTGCGGGCAGATATATTGGCGAGCCATGAAAATGTTGCAGGGAGAGTCAGCAGAAGCATTTGTAGCTAAACACGCTATGCATCAAGCCGGCCATTTGTGA
- the COPRS gene encoding coordinator of PRMT5 and differentiation stimulator, with amino-acid sequence MDHQAAGARALGAAEPPRGPPLPSAREAPPSPGAGFVPADHSGQERDTEKAVDRLASGAQSIPNGSPAHGEGTHSEEEDFAVEDEDSDGDLNTWELSEGVSDCPPKEQAADLFNEDWDLELKADQGNPYDADDIQGCISQEVKPWVCCAPQGDMIYDPSWHHPPPLIPHYSKMVFETGQFDDAED; translated from the exons ATGGACCATCAGGCCGCCGGAGCCCGGGCGCTGGGGGCCGCCGAGCCGCCTCGGGGGCCGCCGCTGCCGAGCGCACGGGAGGCGCCCCCCAGCCCGGGG GCTGGCTTTGTCCCAGCTGACCACTCCGGTCAGGAGAGAGACACTGAGAAGGCCGTGGATCGGCTAG CCAGTGGAGCACAGAGCATCCCTAATGGTAGTCCTGCCCATGGTGAGGGCACCCACTCGGAAGAGGAAGACTTTGCCGTGGAGGATGAGGATTCTGATGGGGACCTGAATACCTGGGAGCTGTCAGAAGGAGTGTCCGACTGCCCGCCCAAGGAACAGGCTGCTGATCTTTTTAACGAGGACTGGGACTTGGAGTTGAAAGCAGATCAAGGGAATCCGTATG ATGCTGATGACATCCAGGGTTGCATTTCTCAGGAGGTCAAACCTTGGGTGTGCTGTGCCCCGCAAGGAGATATGATCTATGACCCCAGTTGGCACCACCCACCTCCGCTGATACCCCACTATTCCAAGATGGTCTTTGAAACAGGACAGTTCGATGATGCTGAAGATTGA
- the UTP6 gene encoding U3 small nucleolar RNA-associated protein 6 homolog isoform X1 translates to MAEIIQERIEDRLPELEQLERIGLFSHAEIKAIIKKASDLEYKIQRRALFKEDFINYVQYEINLLELIQRRRTRIGYSFKKDEIENSIVHRVQGVFRRASAKWKDDVQLWLSYIVFCKKWATKAQLSKVFSAMLAIHSNKPALWIMAAKWEMEDRLSSESARQLFLRALRFHPECPKLYQEYFRMELMHTEKLRKEKEEFEKAKMDVGNLDYPEEILKGELARIIYKNSVNIIKGAEFHVSLLTIAQLFDFAKDLQREIYDEADASELLFSLQALHTDDPLTWDYVARRELEIESQPGGEQPATKQARAVEVGRKEERCCAVYEEAVKTLPTEAMWKCYITFCLERFTKKTSSQFLREKRLERTMMAFRKAHELRLLPEFQYKQWIELLLHHNFLKEALEVAVAGTESFRDSVTMWQMKLQVLIDSESPDVAVLFEEAFAHLKAQICLPLWISWAEWSEGAKSQEDTEAIFKKALSAVKGADSVTLKDKYLDWAYRSGGYKKARAVFKSLQESRPFSVDFFRKIIQFEKEQESCKMVNLREYYERALREFGSVDSDLWMDYIKEELNHPLGRPENCGQIYWRAMKMLQGESAEAFVAKHAMHQAGHL, encoded by the exons ATGGCGGAGATAATTCAGGAACGCATAGAAGATCGACTCCCCGAATTGGAACAGCTGGAGCGTATTGGATTGTTCAGTCATGCGGAGATTAA GGCTATCATTAAGAAGGCTTCAGATCTGGAATACAAAATACAGCGAAGAGCTCTTTTTAAGGAAGACTTCATCAATTATGTTCAA TATGAAATTAATCTTTTGGAGTTGATTCAGAGAAGAAGAACT CGCATCGGGTATTCATTTAAGAAGGATGAGATTGAGAATTCTATTGTACACCGGGTACAAGGTGTCTTCCGGCGTGCTTCAGCAAAATGGAAA GATGATGTTCAACTATGGCTATCCTATATAGTCTTTTGTAAGAAATGG GCCACCAAAGCTCAACTTAGCAAGGTATTTTCTGCCATGTTGGCCATTCATTCAAACAAGCCAG ctTTGTGGATTATGGCAGCCAAATGGGAAATGGAAGATCGCTTATCTTCAGAAAGTGCAAGACAACTATTTCTTCGAGCTCTGCGCTTTCATCCAGAGTGCCCAAAACTTTATCAAGAA TACTTTAGGATGGAGCTGATGCATACTGAGAaactgaggaaggaaaaggaagaatttgaAAAAGCCAAAATGGATGTG GGGAATCTTGATTATCCTGAAGAAATCCTTAAGGGCGAGTTGGCACGGATTATCTACAAAAATTCTGTGAACATAATTAAAG gtgCAGAATTTCACGTGTCACTGCTTACAATTGCACAGCTATTTGACTTTGCCAAAGATCTGCAAAGAGAAATTTATGATGA GGCTGATGCCAGCGAACTGCTTTTCAGCCTTCAGGCTCTACACACAGATGACCCTCTCACTTGGGATTATGTGGCACGGCGAGAATTAGAGATAGAGTCACAGCCAGGAGGAGAGCAGCCTGCGACAAAACAAGCCAGAGCAGTGGAGGTGGGCCGGAAGGAGGAGAGGTGCTGTGCTGTGTATGAAGAGGCGGTGAAGACTCTCCCTACAG AGGCCATGTGGAAGTGTTACATCACCTTCTGCTTGGAAAGATTCACCAAGAAGACAAGCAGTCAGTTCCTCAGAGAGAAG AGGCTGGAAAGAACCATGATGGCGTTCAGGAAGGCACATGAACTCAGGCTTCTACCGGAATTTCAGTATAAGCAGTGG ATTGAGTTGTTGCTGCATCACAACTTCTTGAAGGAAGCTTTGGAGGTGGCAGTAGCCGGGACTGAATCGTTCAGAGACTCTGTAACGATGTGGCAGATGAAGCTGCAGGTGCTGATTGACTCTGAGAGCCCCGATGTAGCTGTGCTTTTTGAAGAAGCTTTTGCACACCTGAAAGCCCAG ATTTGTCTACCATTGTGGATTTCTTGGGCAGAGTGGAGCGAAGGTGCCAAAAGCCAAGAAGACACTGAAGCCATTTTTAAG aaagCTCTCTCAGCTGTCAAAGGTGCCGACTCCGTCACTCTGAAGGATAAGTACCTGGACTGGGCTTACCGAAGCGGTGGCTACAAAAAGGCCAGAGCTGTGTTTAAAAG TTTGCAGGAAAGCCGTccattttcagttgattttttcaggaaaataatCCAGTTTGAAAAGGAGCAA GAATCCTGCAAGATGGTGAacttaagagaatattatgagaggGCTTTGAGAGAGTTCGGATCTGTAGATTCTG ATCTTTGGATGGATTACATCAAAGAAGAACTGAACCACCCCCTTGGTAGACCTGAGAACTGCGGGCAGATATATTGGCGAGCCATGAAAATGTTGCAGGGAGAGTCAGCAGAAGCATTTGTAGCTAAACACGCTATGCATCAAGCCGGCCATTTGTGA